The following proteins are co-located in the Acidobacteriota bacterium genome:
- a CDS encoding YIP1 family protein, which translates to MTQESTPAAQPLSFVQRVIGVVVSPGETMARIVAAPRWLDVLALTTVLSAALFALFLSTEVGKAAYVDQAVASSETWGQTVTEQQYAGIQQFANYAAAIQGVSILVMGPIFTLVVAGVLYGVFTVMGGESKYTTVLSVVSHAGIISLLGLLFTIPINYQRQSMASATNLGVFFPNLAEGSVLASVLGFVDLFWVWYLVVLAIGVAATYRRKWTSVAGGFFVLYVLIGLAVAAIKAVMGGR; encoded by the coding sequence ATGACTCAGGAATCGACACCAGCGGCCCAGCCGCTCTCGTTCGTGCAGCGCGTCATCGGCGTGGTGGTCTCGCCCGGCGAGACGATGGCTCGGATTGTCGCGGCGCCGCGGTGGCTGGACGTCCTGGCCCTCACGACCGTCCTGTCTGCCGCCCTCTTCGCGCTCTTCCTCTCCACTGAGGTCGGCAAGGCCGCCTACGTGGATCAGGCCGTGGCGTCGTCGGAAACCTGGGGCCAGACGGTCACCGAACAGCAGTACGCCGGCATCCAGCAGTTTGCCAACTATGCGGCGGCGATTCAGGGTGTCTCGATCCTGGTCATGGGCCCCATCTTCACGCTCGTCGTCGCGGGCGTCCTGTATGGCGTGTTCACGGTGATGGGCGGCGAGAGCAAGTACACGACGGTGCTCTCGGTCGTCTCGCACGCAGGGATCATCAGCCTGCTGGGGCTGCTGTTCACGATTCCGATCAACTACCAGCGCCAGTCCATGGCCAGCGCGACCAACCTCGGCGTGTTCTTCCCGAACCTCGCCGAAGGATCGGTCCTGGCATCCGTACTGGGCTTCGTGGACCTGTTCTGGGTCTGGTACCTCGTGGTCCTCGCCATCGGCGTGGCCGCCACCTACCGCCGGAAGTGGACATCGGTGGCAGGCGGATTCTTCGTGCTGTACGTCCTCATCGGTCTGGCCGTCGCGGCCATCAAAGCGGTAATGGGGGGAAGATGA
- a CDS encoding efflux RND transporter periplasmic adaptor subunit encodes MTRSTKRWLGAAVVVAIAAGLAYANFAFRKDTGKEVTVEGVQTRDLTAIVTASGKIQAKRTVNISADNMGRVTQLSVEEGDRVKRGQFLMQIDPRNLASAVQSGQAGQQAARSQLEQQRLAILTARDNLDLSRAELKRQEELWSQQLTTRQALDQARNQVTVREAELRQREQDIRTQEQRIRQEGAALNQAQYNLSRARIESPIDGIVSRRNIEEGETVVIGTMNNAGTVLLTIADMSIIEAEVEVDETDIPSVRIGQVAKVTIDALPGKSYTGTVTEIGNSPIQTTTASSSAGQSATNFKVTVQLDETIDEVRPGFTCSAEIETARRSKAVAVPIQAMAVRDIIYDASGSIVRPPKQDGKKKAPTPTTPADLPEGQTRKETEGVFVLRDKNAEFVPVQTGIAGERYFEVLGGVKAGDQVITGPFNSVRDLQDGDAVRLGADAAKKKS; translated from the coding sequence ATGACACGTTCGACCAAGCGGTGGCTCGGCGCCGCCGTGGTGGTGGCGATCGCAGCGGGCCTCGCCTACGCCAACTTCGCATTCCGCAAGGACACCGGCAAGGAAGTCACCGTCGAGGGCGTGCAGACGCGCGACCTGACGGCCATCGTGACGGCATCCGGCAAGATCCAGGCAAAGCGCACCGTCAACATCAGCGCCGACAACATGGGACGCGTCACGCAGTTGTCGGTGGAAGAAGGCGACCGCGTGAAGCGCGGCCAGTTCCTGATGCAGATCGACCCGCGCAACCTCGCGTCGGCCGTGCAGTCGGGACAGGCCGGCCAGCAGGCCGCACGATCGCAGCTCGAACAGCAGCGGCTCGCGATCCTCACGGCGCGCGACAACCTCGATCTCTCCCGCGCGGAGCTGAAGCGGCAGGAGGAACTGTGGTCCCAGCAGCTCACCACGCGGCAGGCGCTCGATCAGGCGCGCAACCAGGTGACGGTCCGCGAAGCCGAACTGCGCCAGCGTGAGCAGGACATCCGGACGCAGGAGCAACGCATCAGGCAGGAAGGCGCGGCCCTCAACCAGGCGCAGTACAACCTGAGTCGCGCGCGCATCGAATCGCCCATCGACGGCATCGTGTCGCGCCGCAACATCGAGGAAGGCGAAACGGTCGTCATCGGCACGATGAACAACGCCGGGACGGTACTGTTGACCATCGCCGACATGTCGATCATCGAGGCCGAGGTCGAAGTGGACGAGACCGACATCCCGTCGGTGCGCATCGGCCAGGTCGCGAAGGTCACGATCGACGCGCTGCCGGGCAAATCGTACACGGGCACGGTCACCGAGATCGGCAACAGCCCGATCCAGACGACCACCGCCTCGTCGAGCGCGGGCCAGTCGGCCACGAACTTCAAGGTCACCGTGCAGCTCGACGAGACGATCGACGAGGTGCGTCCGGGCTTCACGTGCTCGGCGGAAATCGAGACGGCGCGCCGGTCGAAGGCCGTGGCCGTGCCCATCCAGGCGATGGCCGTGCGCGACATCATCTACGACGCGTCGGGTTCCATCGTGAGGCCGCCGAAGCAGGACGGCAAGAAGAAGGCCCCGACGCCGACAACGCCAGCCGACCTGCCGGAAGGCCAGACGCGCAAGGAGACCGAAGGCGTGTTCGTGCTCCGCGACAAGAACGCCGAGTTCGTTCCCGTGCAGACCGGAATCGCCGGCGAGCGGTACTTCGAGGTCCTGGGCGGCGTGAAGGCCGGCGATCAGGTGATCACCGGGCCGTTCAACTCGGTGCGCGACCTGCAGGATGGCGATGCCGTGCGGCTCGGCGCCGACGCGGCGAAGAAGAAATCGTAA
- the traF gene encoding conjugal transfer protein TraF produces the protein MAVGLVMGGLVCVGTARGQGFEAVGIRALGMGGAFVAVADDASATYWNPAGLVTGDLVSVVMETGVAQADALPAPSRLGGTLVALGTWPVGATFYRLSSTAARHVPARDPAARSTASLGRLTTTHVGVNVLQTLAPGLHVGTTLKYVHGSAGADVVSPSPGDLLDAAGRVGRAGSQRFDMDAGAIADIKRVKLGLTVRNLFEPSFRTERAGESLELTRQVRAGVAVRATDSLLLSMDADVTRTPDLAGDTRVLAVGAEQRFWQQRAAVRGGFRLNTVGDTCAVATLGASIAVRNGLFADGYVALGLDDTARDAFGIGLRVAF, from the coding sequence GTGGCTGTCGGGCTGGTGATGGGGGGGCTCGTGTGCGTGGGCACGGCCCGGGGGCAGGGGTTCGAGGCGGTCGGGATACGGGCGCTCGGGATGGGCGGGGCGTTCGTGGCCGTGGCAGACGACGCGTCGGCGACGTATTGGAATCCTGCAGGCCTCGTGACGGGCGATCTGGTGTCTGTCGTCATGGAGACAGGTGTCGCACAGGCTGACGCCCTCCCGGCGCCCTCTCGTCTCGGGGGCACGCTGGTGGCGCTTGGCACCTGGCCCGTTGGTGCCACCTTCTATCGACTGTCCTCCACGGCTGCGCGCCACGTGCCTGCCCGCGACCCGGCGGCTCGGTCCACCGCCAGTCTTGGCCGGCTCACCACGACCCACGTCGGCGTCAACGTGCTCCAGACCCTCGCACCGGGACTGCATGTCGGGACGACGCTGAAGTACGTCCACGGCTCGGCGGGCGCGGATGTGGTGTCGCCGTCCCCGGGCGATCTGCTCGACGCGGCAGGGCGTGTCGGCCGTGCGGGCAGTCAGCGCTTCGACATGGACGCCGGGGCGATTGCCGACATCAAGCGCGTGAAACTGGGGCTCACGGTCCGCAACCTGTTCGAGCCGTCGTTCCGCACGGAGCGGGCGGGCGAGTCGCTCGAACTGACGCGCCAGGTCCGCGCGGGCGTTGCCGTTCGCGCCACCGACAGCCTGCTGCTCTCGATGGATGCCGATGTCACGCGAACGCCCGACCTCGCGGGCGACACGCGTGTCCTGGCCGTCGGCGCCGAGCAGCGATTCTGGCAGCAGCGCGCCGCCGTGCGCGGCGGGTTCCGTCTGAACACCGTGGGCGACACGTGCGCGGTGGCCACCCTCGGCGCCAGCATCGCGGTCCGCAACGGCCTCTTCGCGGACGGTTACGTGGCGCTCGGCCTCGACGACACCGCCCGCGACGCCTTCGGCATCGGCCTGCGCGTCGCATTCTAG